From the genome of Arvicola amphibius chromosome 9, mArvAmp1.2, whole genome shotgun sequence, one region includes:
- the LOC119822453 gene encoding keratin, type II cytoskeletal 6A isoform X1: protein MSSKTTIRSQTSHRGFSAGSARVPGLNRSGFSSVSVCRSRGSGGSGAVCGGAGFGSRSLYGVGSSKRISIGGGSCGIGGGYGSRVGGGFGFGGGAGSGFGFGGGAGFGGGYGGAGFPVCPPGGIQEVTVNQSLLTPLNLQIDPTIQRVRTEEREQIKTLNNKFASFIDKVRFLEQQNKVLDTKWALLQEQGTKTVRQNLEPLFEQYINNLRRQLDSITGERGRLDAELRNMQDTVEDYKNKYEDEINKRTAAENEFVTLKKDVDAAYMNKVELQAKTDSLTDEINFLRVLYDAELSQMQTHISDTSVVLSMDNNRSLDLDSIIAEVKAQYEEIAQRSRAEAESWYQTKYEELQVTAGRHGDDLRNTKQEIAEINRMIQRLRSEIDHVKKQCANLQTAIAEAEQRGENALKDARGKLEGLEDALQKAKQDMARLLKEYQELMNVKLALDVEIATYRKLLEGEECRLNGEGVGPVNICKYTALSTVLSSLFTAVVQSTMSSGYGSAGGASSGLGLGGGSSYSYSSSSHGLGGGFSSGSGRGISGGLSSSGGSSSTIKYTTTSSSRKSYRH from the exons ATGTCTAGCAAAACCACCATCAGAAGTCAAACCAGCCACCGTGGCTTCAGTGCCGGCTCAGCCAGAGTGCCTGGGCTCAACCGCTCTGGCTTCagcagtgtgtctgtgtgccgcTCCCGGGGCAGCGGTGGCTCTGGGGCTGTATGTGGAGGAGCTGGCTTTGGCAGCAGAAGCCTCTATGGTGTGGGGAGCTCCAAGAGGATCTCCATCGGAGGGGGCAGCTGTGGCATTGGTGGAGGCTATGGCAGCCGAGTTGGAGGAGGCTTCGGCTTTGGAGGAGGAGCCGGCAGTggatttggttttggtggtggagCTGGCTTTGGTGGTGGCTACGGGGGCGCTGGTTTCCCTGTGTGCCCCCCTGGAGGCATCCAAGAGGTCACCGTCAACCAGAGCCTCCTCACCCCTCTGAACCTGCAAATAGACCCCACCATCCAGCGGGTGAGGACTGAGGAGCGCGAACAGATCAAGACCCTCAACAACAAGTTTGCCTCCTTCATCGACAAG GTGCGCTTCCTGGAGCAGCAGAACAAGGTCCTGGACACCAAGTGGGCCCTGCTGCAGGAGCAGGGCACCAAGACCGTGAGGCAGAACCTGGAGCCTTTGTTTGAGCAGTACATCAACAACCTCAGGAGGCAGCTGGACAGCATCACTGGGGAGAGGGGCCGCCTAGATGCAGAGCTGAGGAACATGCAGGACACAGTGGAGGACTACAAGAACAA ATATGAAGACGAAATCAACAAGCGCACAGCAGCAGAGAATGAATTTGTGACCCTGAAGAAG GATGTAGATGCTGCCTACATGAATAAGGTTGAACTGCAAGCCAAGACAGACAGTCTGACAGATGAGATCAACTTCCTGAGAGTTCTCTACGATGCA GAACTGTCTCAGATGCAAACTCACATCTCAGACACATCTGTGGTCCTCTCCATGGACAACAACCGCAGCCTGGATCTGGACAGCATCATTGCTGAGGTCAAGGCCCAATATGAGGAGATTGCTCAGAGGAGCCGTGCTGAAGCAGAGTCTTGGTACCAGACGAAA TATGAGGAGCTGCAGGTcacagcaggcagacatggggacGACCTGCGCAACACCAAGCAGGAGATCGCTGAGATCAACCGCATGATCCAGAGGCTGAGATCTGAGATCGACCACGTCAAGAAGCAG tgTGCCAACCTTCAGACTGCCATTGCTGAAGCTGAGCAGCGTGGGGAGAATGCCCTCAAGGATGCCAGGGGCAAGTTGGAAGGGCTGGAGGATGCCCTGCAGAAGGCCAAGCAGGACATGGCCAGGCTGCTGAAGGAGTACCAGGAGCTCATGAATGTCAAGCTGGCCCTTGATGTGGAGATCGCCACCTACAGGAAGCTGCTGGAAGGAGAGGAGTGCAG GTTGAATGGTGAAGGCGTTGGACCCGTCAACATCTGTAAGTACACTGctt TGTCCActgtcctctcttccctcttcacaGCTGTGGTGCAGTCCACCATGTCCAGCGGCTATGGCAGTGCAGGTGGTGCCAGCAGCGGCTTGGGCCTGGGAGGAGGCAGCAGCTACtcctacagcagcagcagccatggcCTTGGAGGTGGCTTCAGCTCTGGCAGTGGCAGAGGCATCAGTGGTGGCCTGAGCTCCTCTGGTGGCAGCTCTTCCACCATCAAgtacaccaccacctcctccagcaGGAAGAGCTACCGGCACTGA
- the LOC119822453 gene encoding keratin, type II cytoskeletal 6A isoform X2: MSSKTTIRSQTSHRGFSAGSARVPGLNRSGFSSVSVCRSRGSGGSGAVCGGAGFGSRSLYGVGSSKRISIGGGSCGIGGGYGSRVGGGFGFGGGAGSGFGFGGGAGFGGGYGGAGFPVCPPGGIQEVTVNQSLLTPLNLQIDPTIQRVRTEEREQIKTLNNKFASFIDKVRFLEQQNKVLDTKWALLQEQGTKTVRQNLEPLFEQYINNLRRQLDSITGERGRLDAELRNMQDTVEDYKNKYEDEINKRTAAENEFVTLKKDVDAAYMNKVELQAKTDSLTDEINFLRVLYDAELSQMQTHISDTSVVLSMDNNRSLDLDSIIAEVKAQYEEIAQRSRAEAESWYQTKYEELQVTAGRHGDDLRNTKQEIAEINRMIQRLRSEIDHVKKQCANLQTAIAEAEQRGENALKDARGKLEGLEDALQKAKQDMARLLKEYQELMNVKLALDVEIATYRKLLEGEECRLNGEGVGPVNISVVQSTMSSGYGSAGGASSGLGLGGGSSYSYSSSSHGLGGGFSSGSGRGISGGLSSSGGSSSTIKYTTTSSSRKSYRH, encoded by the exons ATGTCTAGCAAAACCACCATCAGAAGTCAAACCAGCCACCGTGGCTTCAGTGCCGGCTCAGCCAGAGTGCCTGGGCTCAACCGCTCTGGCTTCagcagtgtgtctgtgtgccgcTCCCGGGGCAGCGGTGGCTCTGGGGCTGTATGTGGAGGAGCTGGCTTTGGCAGCAGAAGCCTCTATGGTGTGGGGAGCTCCAAGAGGATCTCCATCGGAGGGGGCAGCTGTGGCATTGGTGGAGGCTATGGCAGCCGAGTTGGAGGAGGCTTCGGCTTTGGAGGAGGAGCCGGCAGTggatttggttttggtggtggagCTGGCTTTGGTGGTGGCTACGGGGGCGCTGGTTTCCCTGTGTGCCCCCCTGGAGGCATCCAAGAGGTCACCGTCAACCAGAGCCTCCTCACCCCTCTGAACCTGCAAATAGACCCCACCATCCAGCGGGTGAGGACTGAGGAGCGCGAACAGATCAAGACCCTCAACAACAAGTTTGCCTCCTTCATCGACAAG GTGCGCTTCCTGGAGCAGCAGAACAAGGTCCTGGACACCAAGTGGGCCCTGCTGCAGGAGCAGGGCACCAAGACCGTGAGGCAGAACCTGGAGCCTTTGTTTGAGCAGTACATCAACAACCTCAGGAGGCAGCTGGACAGCATCACTGGGGAGAGGGGCCGCCTAGATGCAGAGCTGAGGAACATGCAGGACACAGTGGAGGACTACAAGAACAA ATATGAAGACGAAATCAACAAGCGCACAGCAGCAGAGAATGAATTTGTGACCCTGAAGAAG GATGTAGATGCTGCCTACATGAATAAGGTTGAACTGCAAGCCAAGACAGACAGTCTGACAGATGAGATCAACTTCCTGAGAGTTCTCTACGATGCA GAACTGTCTCAGATGCAAACTCACATCTCAGACACATCTGTGGTCCTCTCCATGGACAACAACCGCAGCCTGGATCTGGACAGCATCATTGCTGAGGTCAAGGCCCAATATGAGGAGATTGCTCAGAGGAGCCGTGCTGAAGCAGAGTCTTGGTACCAGACGAAA TATGAGGAGCTGCAGGTcacagcaggcagacatggggacGACCTGCGCAACACCAAGCAGGAGATCGCTGAGATCAACCGCATGATCCAGAGGCTGAGATCTGAGATCGACCACGTCAAGAAGCAG tgTGCCAACCTTCAGACTGCCATTGCTGAAGCTGAGCAGCGTGGGGAGAATGCCCTCAAGGATGCCAGGGGCAAGTTGGAAGGGCTGGAGGATGCCCTGCAGAAGGCCAAGCAGGACATGGCCAGGCTGCTGAAGGAGTACCAGGAGCTCATGAATGTCAAGCTGGCCCTTGATGTGGAGATCGCCACCTACAGGAAGCTGCTGGAAGGAGAGGAGTGCAG GTTGAATGGTGAAGGCGTTGGACCCGTCAACATCT CTGTGGTGCAGTCCACCATGTCCAGCGGCTATGGCAGTGCAGGTGGTGCCAGCAGCGGCTTGGGCCTGGGAGGAGGCAGCAGCTACtcctacagcagcagcagccatggcCTTGGAGGTGGCTTCAGCTCTGGCAGTGGCAGAGGCATCAGTGGTGGCCTGAGCTCCTCTGGTGGCAGCTCTTCCACCATCAAgtacaccaccacctcctccagcaGGAAGAGCTACCGGCACTGA